The Sorangiineae bacterium MSr11367 genome window below encodes:
- a CDS encoding GNAT family N-acetyltransferase, whose amino-acid sequence MASDAFAATTAPIRRLTLEDMPACFHLATDRDWPIEEKKWRLLFEIGAVYGIDDPAGGLAGMVVCTPYGREVSAIGMMVVARRHERRGLGGRLMRHAIEQAGTATTWLTATAFGQPLYAKLGFRVASEMTTYMGEIQPVPQGEPISRRATETDLPGILALDGAAFGAPRKELLTRLMGRAEVFRVIDSPGGITGFGASWRSTQTACLSPVVAEDMDAALGLFADLARDTPGRVRVDADHRFPRLRAWAEAHGLQNSFQTAVMIYGEPLPGDRARVFAPTMQALG is encoded by the coding sequence ATGGCTTCCGACGCATTCGCCGCCACCACGGCGCCCATTCGCCGATTGACCCTTGAAGATATGCCGGCCTGTTTTCATTTGGCGACGGACCGCGATTGGCCCATCGAAGAAAAGAAGTGGCGACTTCTCTTCGAGATTGGTGCGGTGTACGGCATCGACGATCCCGCGGGCGGGCTCGCGGGCATGGTCGTGTGCACGCCCTACGGGCGCGAAGTCTCGGCCATTGGCATGATGGTCGTCGCCCGCCGCCACGAACGGCGCGGTCTCGGTGGGCGATTGATGCGCCATGCGATCGAGCAGGCCGGCACGGCCACCACCTGGTTGACCGCCACCGCCTTCGGGCAGCCGCTGTATGCAAAATTGGGCTTTCGCGTCGCCAGCGAGATGACCACGTACATGGGTGAGATTCAGCCCGTGCCGCAGGGCGAGCCGATTTCCCGAAGGGCCACCGAGACCGATCTTCCCGGCATCCTCGCCCTCGACGGGGCTGCGTTCGGTGCCCCGCGCAAGGAGCTGCTGACACGGCTGATGGGGCGTGCCGAAGTCTTTCGTGTGATCGATTCGCCGGGCGGCATTACGGGGTTCGGAGCTTCGTGGCGGAGCACCCAGACGGCATGCCTCTCGCCGGTCGTCGCGGAAGACATGGATGCTGCCCTGGGCCTCTTCGCCGATCTGGCGCGGGACACACCGGGACGCGTGCGGGTCGATGCGGACCATCGGTTTCCGCGTCTGCGCGCGTGGGCCGAAGCGCACGGCCTCCAGAACAGCTTTCAAACCGCCGTGATGATCTACGGCGAACCGCTTCCTGGCGACCGTGCGCGGGTGTTTGCCCCTACGATGCAGGCGCTAGGCTGA
- a CDS encoding DUF1328 domain-containing protein — protein MLYWAAVFFIIAIVAGIFGFFGIAASAAGIAKLLFVGFLILAVISLLVGRRSTL, from the coding sequence ATGCTTTATTGGGCAGCCGTCTTTTTCATCATTGCCATCGTGGCCGGTATCTTCGGCTTCTTCGGAATTGCGGCGAGCGCGGCGGGCATTGCCAAGCTCCTCTTCGTCGGCTTTTTGATCCTCGCGGTCATTTCGCTGCTCGTCGGGCGTAGGAGCACGCTGTGA
- a CDS encoding thiamine pyrophosphate-requiring protein yields MARTVSDFLVQRLAAWGVDCVFGYPGDGINGVLGALQRHEAQDRRVRFVQARHEEMAALMACGYAKFSGRVGVCLATSGPGAIHLLNGLYDAKMDHAPVVAIVGQAARTAIGGDYQQEVDLASLFKDVAHEYVHTIMSPEAARHVIDRAIRIAYAERTVTCVIVPKDIQEAAAVPVPPHEHDTVHTSVGYAPAHVTPSETELKRAADVLNAGERIAMLVGAGAAQAAEEVMAVAERLRAGVAKALLGRAVLADDLPYVTGAIGLLGTRPSYDMMRDCDTLLVVGSSFPYGEFLPKEGHARGVQVDIDGRFVGLRYPMEVHLVGDARDTLRALLPLLRPTQQSAHEGARHEWRARIEGSVAEWWELMNERALEPANPINPQRVFSELSPRLPNGCILTADSGSAANWFARNLKLRPSMMASLSGSLATMGCAVPYAIAAKFAHPDRPVIALVGDGAMQMNGNAELLTAFRHRKEWSDPRFIVAVLNNGDLNEVTWEMRAMAGDPRFAASQDLPPFPYAAYASMIGMRGIRVDRPEDVGDAWETALAAKGPVLLEMMTDPDVPPLPPHITLKQAKAFGASLLEGDSEKGGVLRRTWRQLFAG; encoded by the coding sequence ATGGCACGGACCGTTAGCGATTTCCTGGTGCAGCGCCTTGCAGCCTGGGGCGTCGATTGCGTATTCGGATATCCCGGCGACGGCATCAATGGCGTGTTGGGCGCGCTTCAACGGCACGAGGCGCAGGACCGGCGCGTGCGCTTCGTTCAAGCGCGGCACGAGGAGATGGCAGCGCTCATGGCCTGCGGCTACGCGAAATTCAGTGGCCGGGTGGGGGTGTGCCTCGCCACCTCGGGCCCTGGTGCCATCCATCTGCTGAACGGGTTGTACGACGCCAAAATGGATCATGCTCCGGTCGTGGCCATCGTCGGGCAGGCGGCGCGCACGGCCATCGGGGGCGATTACCAGCAGGAGGTCGATCTGGCGAGCCTGTTCAAAGACGTGGCGCACGAATACGTGCACACGATCATGAGCCCCGAGGCCGCGCGCCACGTGATCGATCGGGCCATTCGCATCGCGTATGCGGAGCGCACGGTCACCTGTGTCATCGTGCCAAAGGACATTCAGGAAGCGGCCGCTGTTCCCGTACCGCCACATGAGCACGACACGGTGCACACCAGCGTGGGCTATGCGCCTGCGCACGTGACGCCGAGCGAGACGGAGTTGAAGCGTGCGGCGGACGTGCTGAACGCGGGCGAGCGCATCGCCATGCTGGTGGGCGCCGGTGCCGCGCAGGCCGCCGAGGAAGTGATGGCCGTCGCCGAACGCTTGCGCGCCGGTGTAGCGAAAGCGCTGCTCGGCCGGGCAGTGTTGGCCGATGATTTGCCGTACGTGACGGGCGCCATCGGGCTTTTGGGGACGCGCCCGAGCTACGATATGATGCGCGATTGCGACACCTTGCTGGTCGTCGGGTCGAGCTTTCCGTATGGCGAATTCCTCCCGAAGGAGGGGCATGCGCGCGGGGTTCAAGTCGACATCGACGGCCGCTTCGTGGGGCTTCGTTATCCGATGGAAGTGCACCTCGTGGGCGATGCGCGCGATACGTTGCGCGCGCTGTTGCCGCTTCTGCGCCCCACCCAACAAAGCGCACACGAGGGCGCCCGGCATGAGTGGCGCGCCCGCATCGAGGGTTCGGTCGCGGAATGGTGGGAGCTCATGAACGAGCGCGCCCTCGAACCGGCAAACCCGATCAACCCGCAGCGCGTGTTCTCCGAGTTGTCGCCGCGTCTTCCCAATGGCTGCATCCTCACCGCCGACAGCGGCTCGGCGGCGAACTGGTTCGCGCGCAATTTGAAGTTGCGTCCGTCGATGATGGCCAGCCTCTCGGGCTCGCTCGCCACCATGGGGTGCGCGGTGCCCTACGCCATTGCCGCCAAGTTCGCCCACCCCGATCGCCCGGTGATCGCGCTGGTGGGCGACGGCGCCATGCAGATGAACGGCAACGCGGAGCTTCTCACGGCATTTCGACATCGCAAGGAGTGGAGCGATCCGCGCTTCATCGTGGCGGTTCTGAACAATGGAGATCTCAACGAGGTCACCTGGGAGATGCGCGCCATGGCCGGTGATCCGCGCTTCGCGGCGTCGCAGGATCTTCCACCGTTCCCGTACGCGGCGTACGCATCGATGATCGGCATGCGCGGCATCCGCGTCGATCGACCGGAGGACGTGGGCGATGCGTGGGAGACTGCGCTCGCGGCGAAGGGCCCGGTGCTTCTCGAGATGATGACCGATCCTGACGTGCCACCACTTCCACCTCACATCACCTTGAAGCAGGCGAAAGCATTCGGCGCGAGTCTGCTCGAAGGTGACAGCGAGAAGGGGGGCGTGCTGCGACGCACATGGAGACAACTGTTCGCAGGCTGA
- a CDS encoding CHAD domain-containing protein yields the protein MRANEPMVPALAGELHGHAKRLRKRLRRAQKGDPQGVHDARTTVRRLRLELDVLARHASNAAMLHRLEDRLHALDKVLGDIRDQDVLREDVRTKRGLRPLVKRLKRTRKKKQREGLRTMSKGRSLVRKVRRCEPDADLRLEPRAGKVHPVLVRHLGPEEIARAFDAVLAYETAPVDHESLHRFRGVCRRLRYLLELFEEAPADNGRIISELRDAQSQLGDLHDHHVAVLRIARWLEDGRLPHTPELEAYLVERVRADKRLLREAHEHRRKILGGAFRARVAAVLMGTPPTRQSA from the coding sequence ATGCGTGCGAACGAGCCCATGGTGCCCGCGCTTGCGGGCGAATTGCACGGTCACGCCAAGCGCCTTCGAAAGCGGCTGCGGCGAGCCCAAAAAGGGGACCCGCAGGGCGTCCATGACGCGCGCACGACGGTGCGGCGCCTCCGGCTCGAGCTCGACGTGCTCGCGCGCCACGCGTCGAATGCCGCGATGTTGCATCGGCTCGAAGACCGATTGCACGCGTTGGACAAAGTCTTGGGGGACATTCGCGATCAAGACGTCCTTCGCGAAGATGTCAGAACGAAACGCGGCCTCCGTCCGCTGGTCAAACGGCTAAAGCGCACGAGAAAGAAGAAACAGCGGGAAGGGCTGCGTACTATGTCGAAGGGGCGGTCGCTGGTGCGCAAAGTGCGCCGCTGCGAGCCGGATGCCGATTTGCGGCTCGAACCGCGCGCGGGCAAGGTTCACCCCGTGCTGGTGCGCCATCTGGGCCCCGAGGAAATCGCGCGCGCCTTCGACGCCGTGCTCGCGTACGAAACGGCGCCCGTCGATCACGAGAGCCTGCACCGCTTTCGCGGAGTGTGCCGGCGATTGCGCTACCTGCTGGAGCTCTTCGAAGAGGCGCCGGCGGACAATGGGCGGATCATTTCCGAGCTGCGTGACGCCCAATCGCAGCTCGGCGATCTCCACGACCACCATGTCGCGGTGTTGCGTATTGCCCGATGGCTCGAGGACGGCCGCTTGCCCCACACCCCGGAGCTCGAAGCCTACCTCGTCGAACGGGTGCGCGCCGACAAGCGCCTCCTGCGCGAAGCCCACGAGCATCGGCGCAAGATCCTCGGCGGGGCCTTTCGCGCACGTGTGGCGGCGGTGCTTATGGGCACGCCGCCCACGCGTCAGAGTGCGTGA
- a CDS encoding inorganic diphosphatase → MNLSKLPIYSEKQLNVVVETPRGSRIKIAYDSEYGVFRYRRPLVLGVSYPYDWGFVPSTLAPDGDPLDAMIYHGGTGFPGLVVPCRAIGVVELSQAAEGKAERQRNDRLIVVPAHEERWTDATQFTRRIQEELEQFFLLATLMTDKEARIEGWKGPDAAGRLIEATGTTFRKKEKGLHGTDR, encoded by the coding sequence GTGAACCTGTCGAAACTGCCTATCTACTCCGAAAAGCAACTCAACGTCGTCGTCGAAACGCCGCGCGGATCGCGCATCAAAATCGCTTATGACAGCGAGTATGGCGTATTTCGATATCGACGCCCTCTCGTGCTCGGTGTCTCGTACCCGTACGATTGGGGATTCGTCCCGAGCACCTTGGCGCCCGACGGCGATCCGCTCGATGCGATGATTTACCACGGGGGGACGGGCTTTCCGGGGCTCGTCGTTCCGTGCCGCGCCATCGGTGTCGTCGAGTTGTCGCAGGCCGCCGAAGGAAAGGCGGAACGGCAACGCAACGATCGCCTCATCGTGGTGCCGGCACACGAGGAGCGGTGGACGGACGCGACGCAGTTCACACGACGAATCCAGGAGGAACTCGAGCAGTTCTTTTTGCTAGCCACGCTCATGACCGACAAGGAGGCACGCATCGAGGGCTGGAAAGGTCCCGATGCGGCCGGGCGGCTCATCGAGGCGACGGGCACCACCTTCCGAAAGAAGGAGAAAGGTTTACATGGCACGGACCGTTAG
- a CDS encoding aldo/keto reductase, translating to MPMRPLGKTGVSVSLVGIGGFHIGEPDEQEGIRIVRTALDRGINFLDNCWDYHEGKSEERMGKALRDGYREKAFLMTKLDGRTKQSAREQLEQSLRRLGTDRIDLVQIHEVIRDSDPERCFRDGGCVEALVEAKKAGKIRFIGFTGHKHPNIHLAMLRAADTHGFTFDTVQMPLNVMDAHFRSFERNVLPVLVEKRIGVLGMKSMGSGILLESKTVTPVECLHYAMNLPTSVVITGCDSMGVLEQAISAAISFKAMDKAEVAALLEKTRAAAAEGKYEKFKTSEQFDGTAKNPKWLETASI from the coding sequence ATGCCCATGCGCCCGCTCGGAAAGACGGGCGTCTCCGTGTCCCTCGTGGGCATTGGCGGATTCCACATTGGTGAGCCCGACGAACAGGAGGGCATCCGCATCGTGCGCACCGCGCTCGACCGCGGCATCAACTTTCTCGACAATTGCTGGGACTACCACGAAGGCAAAAGCGAAGAGCGCATGGGCAAGGCCCTCCGCGATGGCTACCGCGAGAAAGCCTTTTTGATGACCAAATTGGACGGCCGCACCAAGCAGTCCGCCCGGGAGCAACTCGAACAGTCGCTGCGCCGGCTCGGCACCGACAGGATCGATCTGGTGCAAATCCACGAGGTGATTCGCGACAGCGATCCCGAGCGATGCTTTCGCGATGGCGGTTGTGTGGAGGCGCTCGTGGAGGCCAAAAAGGCGGGAAAGATCCGCTTCATCGGATTCACGGGGCACAAGCATCCCAACATCCACCTCGCGATGCTGCGGGCCGCCGATACCCACGGCTTCACCTTCGACACCGTGCAGATGCCGCTCAACGTGATGGACGCGCACTTTCGCAGCTTCGAACGCAACGTGCTCCCCGTTCTGGTGGAAAAGCGCATCGGCGTCTTGGGCATGAAGTCGATGGGCTCGGGCATTCTGCTCGAGAGCAAAACGGTCACACCCGTCGAATGCCTGCACTACGCCATGAACCTGCCCACGTCGGTGGTCATTACCGGTTGCGACAGCATGGGCGTGCTCGAGCAAGCCATCTCGGCGGCCATTTCGTTCAAAGCGATGGACAAAGCCGAGGTCGCAGCCCTCCTGGAAAAGACACGCGCCGCGGCCGCCGAGGGCAAATACGAAAAGTTCAAAACGAGCGAGCAGTTCGATGGAACAGCGAAAAATCCGAAGTGGTTGGAGACGGCCAGCATCTAG